ATACCATAATAGCTAGATTAACAATTTCGGTCAAGCATCCATTCATATGCATATATACCATAATAGGTAGATTAACAATCTCGGTCAAGCATGAATTCATATGCATATCTATCATAATAGGTAGATTTAACAATTTCAGTCAAGCATGAATCTATATGGATATGTACCATAATAGTAGATTATCAAATTCAGTCAAGAATCAATCCATATGCATAGCTACCACAAATAGGTGAAAAACAATTTCAGTGAGCACAAACTATGCATATCTACCATAATAGGTGATGGCAGTTTCAGTCAAGCATCAATCTAGAAAAACCTAGACCAGGCCATATATATAACATAAACAAATTATGGGGCGACAATTAAATGAACTCACAGAATCATCCTCCATGGGAATCAATGCTCCATCATCACCAGAGTCATCTTGGCTGTCATCctcatcactgtcatcatcatcatcgctgtcaTCATCCTTGTTAGATTTTCCCCCATCCTTAGCAGCAGGCTTGGACTTTGAAGGGGCAGCAGTGTCAATCTTAACCTGCTTCTTCTGCTCCTTGGCTCCAGGTTTGCCTTGAaaaggaagaaagaagaaaaaagcaTTGACAAGGGTCATCATCTCTCCATTTCCACTGGTGTTCCATCCAAGATAGATGTGACTAGAAGCAACGGGGGAAATGTGCATACCATTCTCCTTGGTGAGTGCTGGAATGATGGTGTcttgctcctcctcagactcgtccTCGGAATCAAAATCCATCGTGGAAGCAGGGGAAAAGGCAGGTCAAGGAAACAAGACTCTCAAGTAGCACATACTTGATAAGGAAATATTATTACtagtatatatgtaaaaaaggaTATTCATCTCCGTCGGCAGGCTGGAAAACCTTGTAGCCAGAGAAGAAGACGCTGGACGTCTTGGAATTGTGTGAGAGCTCAAACTCCTTCTCAAAGACGAGGTCGAACTGGATCTGAGGGAACTTGTCAGTAGAGAGGGTCCCGATGGCTAGCTTCTGGTCGCCAATCTTGACGAACATGGTAGCCTTGTCATCCTTCTTGACTTCACCAAGGGCACCCTGGCATGGAAACACGAACGCACACATAAGAGGAGGAAGAAATGAATAATGACCAAACAAAAAAAAATATTTCAATCATGAAGCAATACTATAATAATATTTCAATCATGAAGCAATACTAtaattcacccgcaaaaaaaagaagcaatactataataataataataatagaataGGTAGAGAAGAGTTAATTGATATGGTGAGGACAAGAGAGCAGCAGCAGACCTGGGAGAGATGGAGGAAGTGGTCATCATCAGGTGAAACCTTGAGGGACTGGTTAGGCTTAACCTCAAGGCCTGCACAGCACAAACATTattaaaattaaaaaaatgaagaCATGTACAGAGACAgtagattgattgattgattttttttaaaaaaaatcatcataCTCACGTTTTTAACAAGCCATTAGATTACAGAGAGACAGACTATCTAATCAATCAATCATGTTATTGTGGGAGCACCATACAACAGCAGTAAGTAGACAGACAGACAAACATGTTATTGCTAGGGTTTGACGGCTCGGCTCGGCTCGCTGAAATCCAATCCAATCCGCTAAACTAATCTAATCTAATAGTAGGATGGacgatatacatacatacataccgcAACAAACAAACCAACTAATTTGGGCGGCggcggagagaggaggaaggaatgcTTGCTTACCCCAGAACTCCATGTCAACCGGCGGCGGCGGTCTAGGGTTTAAGCCGACGGAGGGAGGGGATGGATTGGATTGGGGAATGGACTGGGGGTTTGGAGCGGAGCCTTTTAAAAGACCCAGGGCACGAACCCGCCGTCCGATCATGCGCTCCGCGGCATCCTGGCCCTTGGTTCATCCCTCCCTAACCTAGACGCGACTGGACTGGACCCGATAGATGATGCGTGGGTGGGTGGGCCGACTGCATGGGCTGCACTGCACCGCATGCCCTAACCTATCTTACTACTACTGGACTACTTTTTTTtatatttgtttttatttctttctttcatTCTTCATCTTCTCCTCAAGTGTTTTTAATTATCAACTTCTTTCTCCACAAAATTCAAAATCAGATCACTAAATTCAATAAATGTTCACAAGCACATCACCAACACTTTTTAAATTCACagacattttttttcaaaatcaccAACATTTTTTTAACCCATGAATAGTTTTTTTTTCGAGAAAAATAccaatctattcattttcaatcatgccAATAAAACCAACaccataaataaataataaaaattgtATCcacatccgtagaccacctagcaacgactacaaacACTTAAGcgagccgtcatcgcccctccctagcTAGAGcagggcaaaacttgttgtagtacacagtcggaaagtcgtcgtgctaaggccccataggaccagcacaacAGAACAGCAAACGCCTATCGGGAGCTCCCTCGAATTGTGCACTTGGATCGGGGAGCGCCTATTCAAGtctaaagttcacgaatttgagagAAGATCATGAGTTTGaacaaatgttcatgaatttgttgTATGATCATGAGTTTGAACAAATGATCATGAGTTAGAATTTGAGAGAAGATCGGGGAGCGCCTATTTAATTGATGCTTAGTGTATAAAGTATACAAGCACTGCATCTGCCTTGCATAGCCCAGTCTAACATTGGGTGGGGCTGTTTGGAAGTACTAGTACATTTGTTGTTGCAGCAGGCACGAACAAGTCCTAACGCCTGGGTCAGGGTCAGGCTAAGCAAAGTGCAGATGCAGGGGTATGCCCAGGCTAGTCGGGAATTGCTTCTGTGGACATCAACCAAACCATTTATTGATTCCAGCTTTAGGAGTGGACCTTGCTGCTGGCGGTGTCTCCTTTGTTGGTCCCCCTTGTTGGAGTCGGAGGAGAGTCTGTCTATCCTttgtttagggttagggtttagggtttttgTCAGAGGAGAGCTTGGTGCTTGTGATGATTGTTGGTCCTTTTTCGGTCTCTTGATCACTGCAGTTGGAGTTGCTTGTGAATCTGGTTGTTTGTCCTTGCTCGGCCTCCCAAGCGGGTTTCACGGCAGCCTCTTGCATTTGAATGGCCTCTCTTGATCCCTGACGAATCGCCTCCTCCTCCGGATCCATTCTGAAAAGTCCAAGCTTGGCCTCTGTCGGTGACTGGGGCAGCACACAACAACCAGCATTCTCCTCCGAGTCCAAGGAGGAAACTTGCACACTGTTTTGTCCGAGGTCAATTTTTTTCTTCTAATACAccttaaacatttttcaaatacaaatttaacattttcTTAATATATGATCAAAAcacacattttaaacattttttaaatgcttggttaacatttttaATACAAGAGTAACTTTTTTTTGAATACTTGGTCAACATTTCCCTATACACACTTTTAAACTTTTTCAAATGCTCGATTAACAGTTTTCAAATAAGAAGATTAcattttttttctatacacatttaaaattcccaaatgcttgattaatatttttcaaatacttgttcaacattttttattaACATTTTTTTGTAGATGATCAAAAAGATTCATCATTTTTTTAATACATAATCAACTaccccctccgtctcataatgtaagacgttttttgacactacactagtgtcaaaaaatgccccatagacggagggagtacctttctATACACATTAAATATTTTTCTgaattcttgattaacatttttcaaatactcattcaacatgttccaaatgcttgatcaacatttttcaaattcttgttcaacatttttcaaatgttttttgTAGAGTGTtatttgtaatatatatatatatatatatatatatatatagaatatgttgaagtataaacaaaagtacaaaaataatgcaaaaaacagaaaaaaatttgGTTGTGTCCTCTCGAGATATAGGGGCGCCCTGCAGGAAACGCTGGACTCGAGTGCCTCGGAGAAAACCGCGCCAGTCCCTCGCCCAAATAGgatctttcctttttttttcttttagattagaaaaacaaaacaaagcaaAACAAAGCAAAGGCGATGGAGGAGGGAGTATTTCCTTAGGCCTCTTCAAAGCAGAAAACGGGCACAGTAGACGCGTCCATGGATAGTGATACGGGAGTCGGCCATCCAACTCTATCCATCAAACATTTGGAGACATTTCAAACATAAATTTTAAAAAAACCAGACGATTTTCATGCAAGCCGAACGATTTTCATTTAAACTGAACCAAATTATTACATTTTTGACATATTTCAATTAAACAAATACAGACATGGTAGTTTTTTTAAAACCTGGTCTAAATCTTCCCTAGTGGTGGGGGCGTCCCTTCCCTAGCTCTTCAAACTAGTCATAATGCAATTAATTCAAACCTGATGATCGAcaaacatactcatcatcatcatcatctagcaaCTACTGCAAAATAGTACGTACACCCAGTCAGTCCAGCATGCAGCCACACTTATCTTTTTACAACAACAATATAATCTATCTGTGTTACTCATACATGCATGCAGAAGAATTAATGTCGTGTTAATAATTTACTTTTTTGCAATGCACATGACAAACTGTTGAAACCAAACGCACCTGTAGAGATTTCGGAAATGAACAACGACATGAACAAGCGGAGAATAAGCAAAGA
The sequence above is a segment of the Triticum dicoccoides isolate Atlit2015 ecotype Zavitan chromosome 1A, WEW_v2.0, whole genome shotgun sequence genome. Coding sequences within it:
- the LOC119295476 gene encoding histone deacetylase HDT2-like, coding for MEFWGLEVKPNQSLKVSPDDDHFLHLSQGALGEVKKDDKATMFVKIGDQKLAIGTLSTDKFPQIQFDLVFEKEFELSHNSKTSSVFFSGYKVFQPADGDEMDFDSEDESEEEQDTIIPALTKENGKPGAKEQKKQVKIDTAAPSKSKPAAKDGGKSNKDDDSDDDDDSDEDDSQDDSGDDGALIPMEDDSDDSEDGDDSSDDSEDSSDEEEEETPKKQETGKKRAAGSVLKTPVTDKKAKIATPSGQKTGDKKGAVHVATPHPAKKAGKTPATSDKSPKSGGSVACKSCSKTFNSEGALASHSKAKHEAK